A region of Periplaneta americana isolate PAMFEO1 chromosome 16, P.americana_PAMFEO1_priV1, whole genome shotgun sequence DNA encodes the following proteins:
- the LOC138691513 gene encoding uncharacterized protein isoform X2: protein MESEVDPLDLHHDNTYISEENKSSSKKGNLPHLEVTGMKTECVDHSYEIKSEIKVEDSAVPTSFAFVKCEVNQQQQSSTSLVCTTQEQVSKPLAPTRRNRISE from the exons ATGGAATCTGAGGTTGATCCGTTGGACTTACACCATGACAACACATACATATCAGAAGAAAATAAGTCTTCATCAAAG AAAGGGAATTTACCGCATCTGGAAGTGACGGGCATGAAGACAGAATGCGTGGACCACAGTTACGAAATCAAATCAGAGATAAAGGTTGAAGACAGTGCAGTACCTACGAGCTTTGCATTCGTGAAATGCGAAGTTAAT cagcagcagcagtcttCCACGTCTCTTGTCTGTACTACACAGGAGCAAGTTTCCAAACCTCTCGCCCCTACCAGGCGCAATCGAATTTCCGAGTAA